A region of Streptomyces paludis DNA encodes the following proteins:
- a CDS encoding amino acid ABC transporter permease, which produces MKDELPVIRRRRPGQWVLTLVVLILASALIRSLITNPRFDWGTVGAWLFSRTVLKGLLATLELTAAAMAIGLVLGIALALMRLSDNTVARAVSWAYIWLFRGTPLLVQLLFWGFISALYPTLSLHLPLLPAIGNVPANAVITTFAAALLGLGLNEAAYLAEIIRAGIVSVDEGQSEAAEALGLSRARTLRRIILPQAMRVIIPPVGNETISMLKTTSLVSVLAYAELLYSVQIVYARTYQTIPLLIVASIWYLAVTTLLNIGQHHLERHFAKGSRR; this is translated from the coding sequence CTGCCGGTCATCCGCCGCCGCAGGCCCGGCCAGTGGGTCCTGACCCTCGTGGTCCTGATCCTGGCCTCGGCCCTGATCCGGTCGCTGATCACCAACCCGCGCTTCGACTGGGGCACGGTCGGCGCCTGGCTGTTCAGCCGCACCGTGCTCAAGGGGCTGCTCGCCACCCTGGAACTCACCGCCGCCGCCATGGCGATCGGCCTCGTCCTGGGTATCGCGCTGGCCCTCATGCGCCTGTCGGACAACACCGTCGCCCGCGCGGTCAGCTGGGCGTACATCTGGCTCTTCCGGGGCACACCGCTCCTGGTCCAGCTGCTGTTCTGGGGGTTCATCTCCGCGCTGTACCCGACGCTGTCGCTGCATCTGCCCCTGCTGCCGGCGATCGGGAACGTCCCCGCGAACGCCGTCATCACGACCTTCGCCGCCGCGCTGCTCGGCCTCGGCCTCAACGAGGCCGCGTACCTCGCGGAGATCATCCGGGCCGGGATCGTCTCCGTCGACGAGGGGCAGAGCGAGGCGGCGGAGGCGCTGGGCCTGTCCAGGGCCAGGACCCTGCGCCGGATCATCCTGCCCCAGGCGATGCGCGTGATCATCCCGCCGGTCGGCAATGAGACCATCTCCATGCTCAAGACGACCTCGCTGGTGAGCGTGCTGGCCTACGCGGAACTCCTGTACTCCGTACAGATCGTGTACGCCCGTACGTACCAGACCATCCCGCTGCTGATCGTCGCCAGCATCTGGTACCTCGCCGTCACGACCCTCCTCAACATCGGACAGCACCACCTCGAACGTCACTTCGCGAAAGGAAGCCGGCGATGA
- a CDS encoding amino acid ABC transporter ATP-binding protein, giving the protein MTLQATGVRKSFAGQEVLRGVDLSVPRGTVTCVIGPSGSGKSTFLRCVNRLERPDAGRILVDGSPIGYERYGRGLRELRHRDLARQRRHIGMVFQRFHLFPHLTALANVVEGPLGAGRPRAEATEEAMALLDRVGLAGRQGAYPAQLSGGQQQRVAIARALAMRPKLMLFDEPTSALDPELVGEVLDVMRGLAADGMTMLVVTHELGFAREAADEVVFFDDGRVLESGPPARILTAPDHPRTRDFVTRVL; this is encoded by the coding sequence ATGACGCTCCAGGCCACCGGGGTCCGCAAGTCCTTCGCCGGCCAGGAGGTGCTGCGCGGTGTCGACCTGTCCGTACCGCGCGGGACGGTCACCTGCGTGATCGGCCCGTCCGGCTCCGGGAAATCCACCTTCCTGCGGTGCGTGAACCGTCTTGAGCGGCCCGACGCCGGCCGGATCCTGGTCGACGGCTCCCCGATCGGGTACGAGAGGTACGGACGCGGGCTGCGCGAGCTGCGCCACCGCGACCTGGCCCGGCAGCGCCGCCACATCGGCATGGTCTTCCAGCGCTTCCACCTGTTCCCGCATCTGACGGCGCTCGCCAACGTCGTCGAGGGACCGCTCGGCGCCGGCCGCCCCCGCGCCGAGGCCACCGAGGAGGCCATGGCGCTGCTGGACCGCGTCGGACTGGCCGGCCGGCAGGGCGCCTACCCCGCCCAGCTCTCCGGCGGCCAGCAGCAGCGGGTCGCCATCGCCCGCGCCCTGGCGATGCGGCCGAAGCTCATGCTCTTCGACGAACCGACCTCGGCGCTCGACCCGGAACTCGTCGGCGAGGTCCTGGACGTCATGCGCGGCCTCGCCGCCGACGGTATGACGATGCTCGTCGTCACCCACGAACTGGGCTTCGCCCGCGAGGCCGCCGACGAGGTCGTCTTCTTCGACGACGGACGCGTCCTGGAGTCCGGGCCGCCCGCCCGGATCCTGACCGCCCCCGACCACCCCAGAACCCGCGACTTCGTGACGAGAGTGCTGTGA
- a CDS encoding isopenicillin N synthase family dioxygenase: protein MDQQPASLPVIDLSALDREALHRAARDVGFFQLVGHGISIAEQTRLLATARDFFALPEADRNAIDNLNSPHFRGYTRIGNELTQGRRDWRDQLDISNELPARVPGPGEPPYWWLEGPNQWPEALPALREVSLEWMDRLSAVAHRLLHELLASIGGPEDFYDDAFSGNPRNHLKLIRYPGRAPEGDDQGVGVHKDYGFLTLLLTDEVPGLEVESPGTEDAPRGGPDNDDGGRGADRFIKVPHLPGAFVVNLGELLEVATNGYLKATNHRVVSPPGARERYSAPFFYNPRLDAHIAPLPFPGASGATGVTEDSGNPLFAEFGWNELKGWIRAHPAVVKKHHPELSRSGAERS from the coding sequence ATGGACCAGCAGCCCGCTTCCCTTCCGGTGATCGACCTCTCCGCCCTCGACCGCGAGGCGCTGCACCGGGCCGCCCGCGATGTCGGCTTCTTCCAGTTGGTCGGCCACGGCATCAGCATCGCCGAACAGACCCGGCTGCTCGCCACCGCCCGCGACTTCTTCGCCCTGCCCGAGGCCGACCGCAACGCGATCGACAACCTCAACTCCCCCCACTTCCGCGGCTACACACGGATCGGCAACGAGCTGACCCAGGGGCGCCGCGACTGGCGCGACCAGCTCGACATCAGCAATGAGCTTCCCGCGCGGGTGCCCGGCCCGGGCGAACCGCCGTACTGGTGGCTGGAGGGCCCCAACCAGTGGCCCGAGGCGCTGCCCGCACTGCGTGAGGTCTCGCTGGAGTGGATGGACCGGCTCAGCGCGGTCGCCCACCGGCTGCTGCACGAACTGCTCGCGTCCATCGGCGGTCCCGAGGACTTCTACGACGACGCCTTCTCCGGAAACCCGCGCAACCACCTGAAGCTGATCCGCTACCCGGGCCGGGCGCCGGAAGGCGACGACCAGGGCGTGGGCGTGCACAAGGACTACGGGTTCCTGACCCTGCTGCTGACGGACGAGGTGCCCGGGCTGGAGGTCGAGTCCCCGGGAACCGAGGACGCGCCGCGCGGCGGCCCGGACAACGACGACGGCGGGCGAGGGGCCGACCGCTTCATCAAGGTGCCCCATCTGCCGGGCGCCTTCGTGGTGAACCTGGGCGAACTCCTGGAGGTGGCGACGAACGGCTACCTGAAGGCGACCAACCACCGGGTGGTCTCCCCGCCCGGAGCACGCGAGCGCTACTCCGCCCCCTTCTTCTACAACCCGCGCCTGGACGCCCACATCGCGCCGCTCCCCTTCCCCGGCGCGTCCGGCGCGACGGGCGTCACCGAGGACTCGGGCAACCCGCTGTTCGCGGAGTTCGGCTGGAACGAACTCAAGGGCTGGATACGCGCCCACCCCGCGGTGGTGAAGAAGCACCACCCCGAGCTGAGCCGCTCCGGCGCCGAGCGGAGCTGA
- the mmuM gene encoding homocysteine S-methyltransferase, translating into MTPATTFRDALTAGPLVLDGGMSNELEAQGHDLSGTLWSARLLRDAPDAITAVHRAYFAAGAQVAITAGYQATYEGFARLGITRAETTALLRRSVALAREAAGGTGWVAASVGPYGAMLADGSEYRGNYGLTTAELIRFHRPRLEALAEEAPDVFAVETIPDLREAEAVLTALDGLGIPAWLSYSIRGTATSAGQPLTEAFALARSSDAVIATGVNCAPAADMASALALVDGLPGVVYPNGGGVWEPTARRWLGAEDEGADLAPSWLAAGAALVGGCCRVGPAEIRKLADRVSASAAG; encoded by the coding sequence ATGACCCCCGCGACCACCTTCCGCGATGCCCTGACCGCCGGACCCCTGGTCCTGGACGGCGGTATGTCCAACGAACTGGAGGCCCAGGGCCACGACCTGAGCGGCACGCTCTGGTCCGCCCGGCTGCTCCGCGACGCGCCCGACGCGATCACCGCCGTCCACCGCGCCTACTTCGCGGCGGGCGCGCAGGTCGCCATCACCGCCGGCTACCAGGCCACGTACGAGGGCTTCGCCCGGCTGGGCATCACCCGCGCCGAGACCACCGCGCTGCTGCGGCGCAGTGTCGCCCTGGCCCGCGAGGCCGCCGGCGGTACGGGCTGGGTCGCGGCGTCCGTGGGCCCGTACGGCGCCATGCTGGCCGACGGCTCGGAGTACCGTGGGAACTACGGGCTCACCACGGCCGAGCTGATCCGTTTCCACCGCCCCCGGCTGGAGGCGCTCGCCGAGGAGGCGCCCGACGTCTTCGCCGTCGAGACCATCCCCGACCTGCGCGAGGCCGAAGCCGTACTGACCGCGCTGGACGGCCTGGGCATCCCTGCCTGGCTCTCGTACAGCATCCGCGGGACGGCCACCAGCGCGGGCCAGCCGCTGACCGAGGCGTTCGCGCTGGCCCGGAGCAGCGACGCCGTCATCGCCACGGGCGTCAACTGTGCTCCCGCCGCCGATATGGCGTCGGCGCTCGCGCTGGTCGACGGCCTGCCCGGTGTCGTCTATCCGAACGGCGGTGGTGTCTGGGAGCCCACGGCACGCCGCTGGCTGGGGGCCGAGGACGAGGGCGCGGATCTGGCCCCCTCGTGGCTCGCCGCCGGAGCGGCCCTTGTCGGCGGCTGTTGCCGCGTCGGCCCGGCCGAGATCAGGAAACTGGCCGACCGCGTCAGCGCGTCCGCCGCGGGCTGA